In the genome of Bradyrhizobium sp. CIAT3101, one region contains:
- a CDS encoding aldolase/citrate lyase family protein, which produces MPVPATPLNRLRQLWSEGRPAFGAIATIPSVQMVQIMARSLDWIIVDLEHGPIGLTEAHAMIAATTGTPCTPLVRIAANEPWLAKAPMDIGAFGINFPMITNRGEAEKAVRSVRYPPRGDRLWGPFHAPFRWGQSMPDYMASADDEMICMITIEHVDAVNRIDEIMATPGIDVAVIGPGDLATSINKRGQMDDPELLELVARAEAGILRSGVPIGGAARTADQANALIDRGYRAIALGFDWSLFQRGIMAAFDGIKR; this is translated from the coding sequence ATGCCGGTCCCCGCAACGCCGCTCAATCGCCTCCGCCAATTGTGGAGCGAAGGCCGCCCCGCCTTCGGCGCGATCGCAACGATCCCGAGCGTGCAGATGGTGCAGATCATGGCGCGCTCGCTCGACTGGATTATCGTCGATCTCGAGCACGGTCCAATCGGATTGACCGAAGCGCATGCAATGATCGCCGCGACGACGGGCACGCCGTGCACGCCGCTGGTGCGGATCGCGGCGAACGAGCCGTGGCTTGCGAAAGCGCCGATGGACATCGGCGCCTTCGGCATCAATTTCCCGATGATCACGAACCGCGGCGAGGCGGAGAAGGCGGTGCGCAGCGTGCGCTATCCGCCGCGCGGCGATCGTCTGTGGGGTCCGTTCCACGCGCCGTTCCGCTGGGGCCAGTCGATGCCGGACTACATGGCGTCAGCCGACGACGAGATGATCTGCATGATCACCATCGAGCATGTCGATGCCGTCAACCGCATCGACGAGATCATGGCAACGCCGGGCATCGACGTCGCCGTCATCGGCCCCGGCGATCTCGCCACCTCCATCAACAAGCGCGGCCAGATGGACGATCCCGAGTTGCTCGAACTGGTCGCCCGCGCGGAAGCCGGCATCCTCAGAAGCGGCGTCCCGATCGGCGGCGCGGCCCGTACCGCAGACCAGGCCAACGCCCTCATCGACCGCGGCTACCGCGCGATCGCGCTCGGCTTCGACTGGTCGCTGTTTCAGCGCGGCATCATGGCAGCCTTCGACGGTATCAAGCGCTGA
- the murI gene encoding glutamate racemase has protein sequence MTNSPTILVFDSGLGGLTVLREVVAARPDAHYVYVADDAFFPYGHHSEDEIIARVVPLMGDLIGTHDPDLVVIACNTASTLVLSHLRAAYSVPFVGTVPAIKPACARSRTRRVSVLGTKGTVKREYTKALIRDFALGCEVTLVGSPELASLAERELSGHPISDGDILTELTPCFVGDAADAGARTDTVVLACTHYPLLLDRMKKLAPWPVEWIDPAPAIARRVSDLLGASTCGIVQSGAEMIFTSNRVHGLSATLTPFFGGRAVA, from the coding sequence GTGACCAATTCCCCGACGATCCTGGTATTCGACTCCGGTCTTGGCGGTCTCACCGTGCTGCGTGAGGTCGTGGCCGCGCGCCCGGACGCCCATTACGTCTACGTCGCCGACGATGCCTTCTTCCCCTATGGCCATCACAGCGAGGACGAGATCATTGCCCGCGTGGTGCCGTTGATGGGGGACCTGATCGGCACCCATGATCCTGACCTCGTCGTCATCGCCTGCAACACCGCCTCCACCCTGGTCCTATCGCATCTGCGGGCCGCTTATTCCGTGCCCTTCGTCGGCACGGTGCCGGCGATCAAGCCGGCCTGCGCCCGCTCGAGGACCCGCCGCGTCTCGGTCCTCGGCACCAAGGGCACGGTGAAGCGCGAATACACCAAGGCGCTGATCCGTGATTTCGCGCTGGGCTGCGAGGTCACGCTGGTCGGCTCGCCCGAATTGGCCTCGCTCGCGGAGCGCGAGCTCAGCGGTCACCCGATCAGCGACGGCGATATCCTCACCGAACTCACCCCCTGCTTCGTCGGCGATGCCGCGGACGCGGGCGCGCGCACCGACACCGTGGTGCTTGCCTGCACGCATTATCCGCTGCTGCTCGACCGGATGAAGAAGCTCGCACCATGGCCGGTCGAGTGGATCGACCCGGCACCTGCGATCGCCCGCCGCGTCTCGGATCTGCTCGGCGCATCGACCTGCGGCATCGTGCAGTCCGGCGCCGAGATGATTTTCACGTCGAACCGCGTGCATGGCCTCAGCGCCACGCTGACGCCGTTCTTCGGCGGGCGCGCGGTCGCCTGA
- a CDS encoding cytochrome b translates to MIRNTRTGWGSVARWFHWGLALAIIGMIGFGWWMNHIPARADKFFYRSIHADIGYMILLFTVLRLVWRAINPTPALPVETSRWQRIAAHVSHGALYLVVILVAMLGWAHSGARATNYSDFFGLFHVPQFTSPDKAAADAFEDRHIFFAYVLLALIAVHVIAALWHHFIRRDRVVARMVTDEAA, encoded by the coding sequence ATGATCAGAAACACGAGGACCGGCTGGGGGAGCGTTGCCCGGTGGTTTCACTGGGGCTTGGCGCTGGCGATCATCGGTATGATCGGCTTCGGCTGGTGGATGAATCATATCCCGGCGCGTGCCGACAAGTTCTTCTACCGCTCGATCCATGCCGACATCGGTTACATGATCCTGCTGTTCACGGTGCTGCGCCTGGTCTGGCGCGCCATCAATCCGACCCCGGCGCTGCCGGTCGAGACCTCGCGCTGGCAGAGGATCGCGGCCCATGTCAGCCATGGCGCGCTCTATCTCGTGGTCATCCTGGTCGCGATGCTGGGCTGGGCGCATTCCGGTGCGCGCGCGACCAACTATTCGGACTTCTTCGGGCTGTTTCACGTGCCGCAATTCACCTCTCCGGACAAGGCGGCGGCGGATGCCTTCGAGGATCGGCACATCTTCTTTGCCTATGTGCTGCTGGCCTTGATCGCGGTCCACGTGATCGCGGCCCTCTGGCACCACTTCATCCGCCGCGACCGCGTCGTGGCGCGCATGGTGACCGACGAAGCGGCGTAA
- a CDS encoding response regulator — translation MMIAGDLVEDAGLTPIFADNADEAIVMLESRDDIRIVLTDVDMPGSMDGLRLAAVVRNRWPPIQLVVVSGHMLVEHAELPERSRFFNKPYAPDKMIGALRSLVA, via the coding sequence ATGATGATTGCGGGCGACCTCGTCGAGGATGCCGGCTTGACGCCGATCTTCGCAGACAATGCGGACGAGGCGATCGTCATGCTGGAAAGCCGCGACGATATCCGGATCGTGCTGACCGACGTCGACATGCCCGGCTCAATGGACGGGCTGCGTCTGGCCGCTGTTGTGCGCAATCGCTGGCCACCGATTCAACTGGTCGTCGTCTCCGGGCACATGCTGGTCGAGCACGCCGAGCTGCCGGAACGAAGCCGCTTCTTCAACAAGCCCTATGCGCCGGACAAGATGATCGGAGCGCTGCGCAGCCTGGTCGCCTGA
- a CDS encoding glutathione S-transferase family protein, whose product MLTVHHLGKSQSERIVWLCEELGIPYELKRYARDSVTMLAPPDYKALHPIGSAPVIVDGDLVLAESGAIVDYIMARYGKGRLMLGPDAPDFAQFLYWFHFANGTLQAGMGRLMLLNRLKLAEDNPMLVATKARVDRAFDLVDARVRDAEYLAGSTFTTADIMMGFSLTTMRYFQPYDLARCPNVVKYLGRIGARPAYRRAMEKGDPGMVLLLR is encoded by the coding sequence ATGCTCACCGTCCATCATCTCGGCAAATCGCAATCCGAACGCATCGTCTGGCTCTGCGAGGAACTCGGGATTCCTTACGAGCTGAAGCGCTATGCGCGCGATTCCGTCACGATGCTGGCGCCGCCCGACTACAAGGCGCTGCATCCGATCGGGTCGGCGCCCGTCATCGTCGACGGCGATCTCGTGCTCGCCGAATCCGGCGCCATCGTCGACTACATCATGGCCAGATACGGCAAGGGCCGCCTCATGCTCGGACCGGACGCGCCCGATTTCGCGCAATTCCTCTACTGGTTTCACTTCGCCAACGGCACGCTGCAAGCCGGCATGGGTCGGCTGATGCTGCTGAACCGGCTCAAGCTAGCCGAGGACAATCCGATGCTGGTCGCGACCAAGGCGCGCGTCGACCGTGCCTTCGATCTCGTCGATGCGCGCGTGCGCGATGCCGAGTATCTCGCGGGCAGCACCTTCACCACGGCCGACATCATGATGGGCTTCTCGCTCACGACGATGCGTTATTTCCAGCCCTACGATCTCGCGCGATGCCCGAACGTGGTCAAATATCTCGGCCGTATCGGCGCGCGTCCGGCTTACCGGCGTGCGATGGAAAAGGGCGATCCCGGCATGGTGCTGCTCTTGAGGTGA
- a CDS encoding LysR family transcriptional regulator, whose protein sequence is MELRHLRYFVAVAEEGSFTVAAEKRLRTAQPSLSRQIRDLEYEVGVPLFARSVHGVELTVAGKTFLDHARLALTQADAAIEAARRAGRPEKSRLALGFLTGQEIDWLPEAMRVLRDELPNIDVTVTSDFSPVLAEGLTRGSLDLAFMRREARSTDLVYQTVIKETLAAVLPSDHRLAKLDRVELAKLKETPFINVSDTAPELLEIINDHLRESGLGIATAHEADNIVMAVSMVASTRGFALLPSYVKNFLPWSVVSRPLKGKAPTIDLVVGYHKANASPILAKFISRLGDLIERATKHAPR, encoded by the coding sequence ATGGAACTGCGTCACCTCCGGTACTTCGTCGCTGTCGCCGAGGAAGGCAGCTTCACGGTTGCCGCCGAGAAGCGGCTGCGCACCGCGCAGCCCTCGCTCAGCCGCCAGATCCGTGACCTCGAATACGAGGTCGGCGTGCCCTTGTTTGCGCGCAGCGTGCACGGCGTCGAGCTGACGGTCGCGGGAAAGACCTTTCTCGATCACGCGCGCCTGGCGCTGACGCAAGCGGACGCGGCAATCGAGGCAGCGCGGCGCGCCGGCCGCCCCGAAAAATCACGCTTGGCACTCGGCTTCCTCACCGGGCAAGAAATCGACTGGCTGCCCGAGGCGATGCGCGTGCTGCGCGACGAGTTGCCGAACATCGATGTGACAGTGACGAGCGATTTTTCGCCCGTGCTGGCGGAGGGCCTGACGCGCGGCAGCCTCGACCTCGCCTTCATGCGGCGCGAGGCACGCTCGACCGATCTCGTCTACCAAACCGTGATCAAGGAGACGCTGGCCGCTGTACTGCCGAGCGACCACCGCCTCGCCAAGCTCGACCGTGTCGAACTTGCAAAGCTGAAGGAAACGCCCTTCATCAACGTCTCCGACACCGCGCCCGAGCTTCTTGAGATCATCAACGACCATCTGCGCGAAAGCGGGCTCGGCATCGCGACGGCCCATGAGGCAGACAACATCGTCATGGCGGTCTCGATGGTCGCCTCCACCCGCGGCTTCGCGCTGCTGCCAAGCTATGTGAAGAACTTTCTGCCCTGGTCCGTCGTCAGTCGCCCGCTCAAGGGCAAGGCGCCGACGATCGACCTCGTCGTCGGCTATCACAAGGCCAATGCCTCGCCGATCCTGGCGAAATTCATCTCGCGGTTAGGCGACCTGATCGAACGCGCGACGAAGCACGCGCCGCGGTGA
- a CDS encoding glucose 1-dehydrogenase has protein sequence MAFPVVLITGALAGIGRATAVSFARSGHRVVVSGRRDDAGQALAAELRDLGAEAEFVKADVRNEAEISDLVDKTVKRFGRLDIAVNNAGVEGTPAPVWEQTEQSYADIFNTNVLGTLLSIKHELRVMKAQGAGSIINISSTMGERGAANLALYTASKHAVEGLTKSAALEAAAFGVRVNAVAPGPTDTAMLDRLTGSPEKKAAFYAAVPLKRGARPDEIANAVLFVGSEQASFITGQIIRVNGGKTAS, from the coding sequence ATGGCTTTCCCGGTTGTATTGATCACGGGCGCGCTCGCTGGTATCGGCCGGGCGACTGCCGTTTCCTTCGCGCGATCCGGTCATCGGGTGGTGGTGTCCGGCAGACGGGACGATGCCGGGCAGGCATTGGCCGCAGAGCTGCGCGACCTTGGCGCGGAGGCCGAATTCGTCAAGGCCGACGTCCGCAATGAAGCCGAGATCAGCGATCTCGTTGACAAGACCGTCAAGCGGTTCGGCCGCCTCGATATTGCGGTCAACAACGCCGGCGTCGAAGGCACTCCCGCCCCGGTGTGGGAGCAGACCGAGCAAAGCTACGCCGACATCTTCAACACCAACGTGCTTGGAACGTTGCTCAGCATCAAGCACGAGCTGCGCGTGATGAAGGCGCAGGGCGCGGGCAGCATCATCAACATCTCCTCGACCATGGGCGAACGGGGCGCGGCCAACCTGGCACTCTACACCGCCAGCAAGCATGCCGTCGAAGGCCTGACCAAGTCAGCGGCCCTGGAAGCTGCGGCCTTCGGCGTGCGCGTCAATGCGGTCGCTCCCGGTCCGACGGATACCGCCATGCTCGATCGCCTGACCGGATCGCCGGAGAAGAAGGCGGCGTTCTACGCGGCCGTGCCCCTCAAGCGCGGCGCAAGGCCAGACGAGATCGCGAACGCGGTGCTGTTCGTCGGATCGGAGCAGGCTTCGTTCATCACCGGCCAGATCATTCGCGTCAACGGCGGCAAGACCGCCAGCTAA
- a CDS encoding SDR family oxidoreductase, producing the protein MTDLKGKTALVTGASRGIGRASALALAKRGAQVLVHYGQGAKEAEAVVAEIRKNGGRADAIGADLGAPDGAHQLASRVRGIVGDRLDILVANAGVAKAAVIEETTVEDFDRLFAVNVRAPFFLVQQLLPTLHEGSSVVLVSSLAAHAVVGTLPAYAATKGAIDTLVKHFAAALGARGVRVNAVAPGVVGTEMSSFTKTDAGRDYTLGMQTLKRIAEPDDIADAVAFLASPDARWITGDTVHVDGGSKL; encoded by the coding sequence ATGACCGACCTCAAAGGAAAGACTGCTCTCGTCACCGGCGCTTCGCGCGGCATCGGCCGTGCCTCGGCGCTGGCGCTGGCGAAGCGCGGCGCGCAGGTGCTGGTGCATTATGGCCAAGGCGCCAAGGAGGCGGAAGCCGTGGTCGCCGAGATTCGCAAGAACGGCGGTCGCGCCGACGCCATCGGGGCCGATCTCGGCGCGCCTGATGGGGCGCATCAACTGGCGAGCCGCGTGCGCGGCATCGTCGGTGACCGGCTCGACATCCTGGTTGCCAACGCCGGTGTCGCCAAGGCGGCCGTGATCGAGGAGACCACGGTCGAGGATTTCGACCGGCTGTTCGCCGTCAACGTCCGCGCGCCTTTCTTCCTGGTGCAGCAATTGCTGCCCACCCTGCATGAGGGCAGCAGCGTCGTGCTGGTCTCCTCGCTGGCTGCGCATGCCGTGGTCGGCACGCTGCCGGCCTATGCCGCGACCAAGGGCGCGATCGACACGCTTGTGAAGCATTTTGCGGCAGCGCTCGGCGCGCGAGGCGTGCGCGTCAACGCGGTGGCGCCCGGAGTGGTGGGGACCGAGATGTCGTCCTTCACCAAGACCGATGCGGGGCGCGACTATACGCTCGGCATGCAGACCTTGAAGCGGATCGCCGAGCCCGACGACATCGCAGATGCCGTCGCCTTCCTCGCCTCTCCCGATGCGCGCTGGATCACCGGCGACACAGTTCACGTCGACGGAGGCTCGAAACTCTGA
- a CDS encoding cyclic nucleotide-binding domain-containing protein, which produces MPSGSADISSILDRILDAATDNLRIAKILVQMGLDPNNVTYDAIFNRLLEIFVHNITLANMFAAVGAGFFVATLLMRTMVPLRVANMIGCAFFAIFGALSANVSTFLLYLLLLPINALRLRQMLKLVKKARHAAEGDMSIEWLKPFMTERKYRHGDTLFKLGDPAKDMLLTVTGKFLVKEINVEIGPGALMGELGFLTPDNRRTGTIECIEDGQVLTITYDRLLEIYFQDPQFGYYFLVLTSQRLLQNIDRLQKQLAAARAPTTNRIA; this is translated from the coding sequence ATGCCGTCCGGCAGCGCAGACATTTCCTCGATCCTCGACCGCATTCTGGACGCGGCGACGGATAATCTCAGGATCGCGAAGATCCTGGTCCAGATGGGCCTCGATCCCAACAACGTCACCTACGACGCGATCTTCAACCGGCTGCTGGAGATCTTCGTCCACAACATTACGCTGGCCAACATGTTCGCCGCGGTCGGCGCCGGCTTCTTCGTCGCCACCCTGCTGATGCGGACCATGGTGCCCTTGCGCGTCGCCAACATGATCGGCTGCGCCTTCTTCGCCATCTTTGGCGCGCTTTCGGCCAATGTCTCGACGTTCCTGCTGTATCTGCTGTTGCTTCCGATCAACGCTCTTCGCCTGAGGCAGATGCTCAAGCTGGTCAAGAAGGCGCGGCATGCGGCCGAGGGCGACATGTCGATCGAGTGGCTCAAGCCGTTCATGACCGAGCGCAAATATCGTCACGGCGACACGCTGTTCAAGCTGGGCGATCCGGCCAAGGACATGCTCCTCACGGTCACGGGCAAGTTCCTGGTCAAGGAGATCAACGTCGAGATCGGGCCCGGCGCGCTGATGGGCGAGCTCGGCTTCCTCACGCCCGATAACCGGCGCACCGGAACGATCGAATGCATCGAAGACGGCCAGGTGCTGACGATCACCTATGACCGGCTGCTCGAGATCTACTTCCAGGATCCGCAGTTCGGCTATTACTTCCTGGTGCTGACCAGCCAGCGCCTCCTGCAAAACATCGATCGCCTGCAGAAGCAGCTGGCTGCGGCGCGGGCGCCGACCACGAACAGGATCGCGTAA
- a CDS encoding preprotein translocase subunit SecD: MTTPPRDRATRLIVALAMTSAITATAIALPRAALADGPLDKMRAKVTAFIGDKMQALGGSCIVYQVDSSGLRESVVTDLRDDVYKTLHDGHVAFSNLAIRDGGVDVKIADAKGRDQLARKLASAADGLPSHAIAVTDGGDGAVRLAPTDAASAARLNDLVEDSIAMIEQRLKDSGVKLVSVVPDGTDRIRIVLPGVTDLERVTAIFARKVKVSFRLVDASMSPEQAQSGTPPEGTEVLLGFKDKRPYLVAKDSALDGDDISYAAPGFAAGTKDPVASFRFNGRGTRRLAHVTEESVGRPFAIVLDDKVISAPVIREPITGGSVQISGNFTLEEANSVAMLVRAGALPGHLTLVDQQVIQPATKP; encoded by the coding sequence ATGACCACGCCCCCGCGGGACCGCGCCACACGGCTGATCGTTGCACTCGCCATGACGTCGGCGATCACGGCAACGGCGATCGCCCTGCCGCGCGCCGCGCTCGCCGATGGCCCGCTCGACAAGATGCGGGCTAAGGTCACGGCCTTCATCGGCGACAAGATGCAGGCGCTCGGCGGGTCATGCATCGTCTACCAGGTGGACAGCTCCGGCCTGCGCGAAAGCGTCGTCACGGATCTGCGCGACGACGTCTACAAGACCTTGCACGACGGCCATGTCGCCTTCTCCAATCTTGCGATCCGCGACGGCGGCGTCGACGTGAAGATCGCGGACGCCAAGGGCCGCGATCAGCTGGCGCGCAAACTCGCCTCGGCCGCGGACGGACTGCCCTCGCATGCGATTGCCGTGACCGACGGCGGCGACGGCGCGGTCAGGCTCGCGCCGACCGATGCCGCATCCGCTGCTCGGCTGAATGACCTCGTCGAAGATTCCATTGCCATGATCGAGCAGCGCCTCAAGGATTCCGGCGTCAAGCTCGTCAGCGTCGTCCCTGACGGGACCGACCGCATCCGCATCGTCCTGCCTGGTGTGACCGACCTCGAGCGCGTCACCGCGATCTTCGCGCGGAAGGTCAAGGTCAGCTTCCGCCTGGTCGATGCCTCGATGTCACCGGAGCAGGCACAATCCGGCACACCGCCCGAAGGCACCGAAGTCCTGCTCGGTTTCAAGGACAAGCGACCCTATCTGGTCGCCAAGGACAGTGCGCTGGACGGCGACGACATCAGCTATGCGGCGCCCGGCTTTGCGGCCGGCACCAAGGACCCGGTCGCTTCGTTCCGCTTCAACGGACGCGGCACCCGGCGCCTCGCCCACGTCACGGAAGAGAGCGTCGGCAGACCCTTCGCCATCGTGCTCGACGACAAGGTGATCTCGGCCCCCGTGATCCGCGAGCCCATCACCGGCGGCTCGGTCCAGATCTCGGGCAATTTCACCCTCGAGGAAGCCAACAGCGTCGCCATGCTGGTCCGCGCCGGCGCGCTGCCCGGGCACCTGACCCTCGTCGATCAGCAGGTCATCCAGCCGGCCACCAAGCCCTGA